The Eubacterium maltosivorans genome includes the window TGTGCTCTAACAAAGTATCCGATAAGCATTTCAGTATTTTATCGCCGTTCTCATAGCCATACAAATCATTTAAAAATTTAAACTTCTTTATATCGCAGTACCAGATTCCATAGGGCGCATTTTTATTCTCTTTCAGTACTTCTTCTCCATCAATGCGAAAACGCACGTCATTTCGCTGGCCCGTCAGGGGATCGACGTAGGCGGCTTTCAGCAGCTCATTCCGGCTTTTCGCCATAATTTTGCTTTGATGATATAAAAGATAAAGGAAAATCAGGCAGGCCGCCAGCACAATAACAATCATACCAATGGCAGTCTTATTATAGTAATCTCTGACGATGGACTGGGGAGCAGCGGTTAAAATAAACCAGCCATTGACACCAACAGGCTCTAATACAGCCATCTCTTTTCCTTCATCGCTGTCATAAACAAAGTTGAGACTTTCACTCTTATTTAAGGCTTCATTTAATTTTTCCTGTTCCTCGACAGACAGTATCCCAAGCTCATTCAGCTGAGTCACATTGTCATATCGTTCACCGGTCTGGACTGAGCGCATGATCATTTCGCCGTTGCTGTCAATAATATTGGTAAAGCCCCGGTCATTAAAGACTGGCGCGTCAATTATCTTACGGAGCACTGACGCATCATTGACTGCACAGAGTACCCCGACAACCTCATTGTTATGTCGTATAGGTACAGCGTAATAATTAATATAATGCCCTGGATTTATCGGATCTTCAACAGTGCGTGAGATCACATCCTTACCTGCTAAAGCGTCGTTGAAAAAGTATTCCCTTGAAATATCAACATTTTTATGGGTATCCCCATTAATATCATAAAAATCAATGATGCCGTTTTTATCTGAAAAACCCATCCGGATAAAAACATTGTTGTCATTGATCCGCTTGAGCAGCTGACCGACCTGGTCTGCATTTAAAACATCTAAATCCCCCACACACTCGGCAATACCGTCCAGGGTTTGAAAATCACCGCTGATCTGCTTTTCCACAGCGGTCTGGCTCTGCTGAGCCGATTCATTAAGGTAATTGGCGCTTTCCTGCTGATTCAATCTCATAATGTGAAAAATGAACAAAAGACTGAAGGCAAGGAATCCAATACAGATAATGACTGCAATCACATAAGTTTTTACAAAGCTGTGCTCGTTATCTTTATCAATCATCCGTTTCCCTTTCATCATCTCAAATTATTTTAACTCACATTTATAAGAAACCAAGCTAAAATAGACTTGTTTTTATTTTACATGATAATTCGTATAAACACAAGTAATTTGGCTGATTTAAAGGGTGTCTTTTGTCCCTGCCACACTTCTTTCGTCTATTGTCTTTTCCACATTTCTGGGCATGTTATAAATTCAGGCAACTTAGTATACTCATTTTCTTTTGCGCTGTTAACCTGAGTCTGAGTTGAAAAACCCTTTCACTCAAATCTGCATTCTTAAGGTTCGAATCTCTGAGATCTACCCCCAGAAAATTAGCGCCTCTCAGTGAGCATCCCTCCAAATTGGCTGCGATGAGCAGACTCATGCTAAAGTCCTGTCCATCCAGCACTGCTTTTTTGAAATTTCTGCTGGTATAATCTACTGTTTTTTTGCTCACGACATGTCTCCAGATCATCCTTCAACA containing:
- a CDS encoding pentapeptide repeat-containing protein, whose product is MIWRHVVSKKTVDYTSRNFKKAVLDGQDFSMSLLIAANLEGCSLRGANFLGVDLRDSNLKNADLSERVFQLRLRLTAQKKMSILSCLNL
- a CDS encoding bifunctional diguanylate cyclase/phosphodiesterase, giving the protein MIDKDNEHSFVKTYVIAVIICIGFLAFSLLFIFHIMRLNQQESANYLNESAQQSQTAVEKQISGDFQTLDGIAECVGDLDVLNADQVGQLLKRINDNNVFIRMGFSDKNGIIDFYDINGDTHKNVDISREYFFNDALAGKDVISRTVEDPINPGHYINYYAVPIRHNNEVVGVLCAVNDASVLRKIIDAPVFNDRGFTNIIDSNGEMIMRSVQTGERYDNVTQLNELGILSVEEQEKLNEALNKSESLNFVYDSDEGKEMAVLEPVGVNGWFILTAAPQSIVRDYYNKTAIGMIVIVLAACLIFLYLLYHQSKIMAKSRNELLKAAYVDPLTGQRNDVRFRIDGEEVLKENKNAPYGIWYCDIKKFKFLNDLYGYENGDKILKCLSDTLLEHSRKDDLFCRVSADNFAGIRSYHERVELTAWFNELVGEISETVMDKARHLPIELCMGVYCTDDQSEQLTLNDMIDRANMAQKSIKDQIGSQMTFYTEEIRNQTIKETEMEALGKEALEKEEFVIYMQPKVNIQKGNIIAGAEALARWNSSQRGMISPGEFIPLFEKTGLVVDLDRYMFEKACQWLRNYLDAGRPILNVAVNVSRLGLFQEDFVEYYSGIKQKYRIPDFLLELEFTESVMLDDSGAFKNVVEMLKKNGFRCSLDDFGSGYSSLNVLKNLSIDILKLDILFFKEGTDLHREQVVIANTVAMAKELNIKTIAEGVEDMEQVEFLKKIGCDVVQGYVFSKPMPLMEFDEMVKKLNGRSIDVLKD